The genomic region TCCTATGGTTCTACCCTTCGTTTGGTAGAACAGGCGGCTAAAGAATTACAGGAAGTGGGTATTGATGCCGAAATCATCGATGTGCAATCATTATTGCCTTTCGATATCAATCATGACATCGTGAAAAGCCTTGCCAAAACCAATCGCTTACTGGTAATCGATGAAGACGTACCAGGTGGTGCTTCGGCTTATATCTTACAACAGATCATCGACACTCAAAAAGGATACCTGCACTTAGACAGTCAGCCGCAAACATTGGCTGCCAAAGCGCATCGTCCGGCTTATGGAACCGACGGGGATTATTTCTCTAAACCATCTGTAGAAGATATCTTCGAAAAGGTTTATGAAATTATGAATGAAGTAAATCCTTCAAAATATCCAGGTCTTTATTAATAAAAGACCTTTAAAAAACCGGAATTCGTTCCGGTTTTTTTTGCTACTTACTTAGCATTAATCACATTACTATTGAAGTACCGGATATTGATTTTATTTAAAACACCGTTTAAATAATCCAACTTAAAACTTGCTTATGCCGGATAACTATTATATCCTAACCGGTGGTCCCGGTTCCGGAAAAACCACCTTAATCGAAGCACTAGCGCAAAGCAGTTATTCGTGTATCCCCGAAGTGGCCCGGGAAATTATCAGCGAACAAATCCGGGATAATGGTAGTGCACTACCCTGGCAGGATTATGTTTTATATACTGAGATCATGCTCGAGCGTTCAGTTTTAAGTTATACGGAAACCGCAAAAAAGCACATTACAAACCAGCCAGTTTTCTTTGATCGCGGTATTCCCGATACGTTATGTTATGCCGAATTAACAAAGCAACCGATTACCGAAAAAATGACAGCGTATGCCCGGGAGTATCGTTACAATCGTAACGTTTTTATCCTACCGCCCTGGGAAGCGATTTATCATACCGATGCCGAACGCAAGCAAAGTTGGGAAGAAGCCGTTGCTACCTACGAGCAAATGGTACAAACCTATCGTCAACACGGTTATACCATTATTGAAGTGCCACAAGACACTGTCGAAAACCGACTGGCTTTTATACTCCGGCATACAAAAGCAACTTCGAAAAATATGTGATCAAACCTAAATCCGTGTATTTTCCACATCAAAACAGTAGCTATTTTTAGATTTTATTTTTTTCTTTTCAGATTGTAACAAAAAACAAATAATAATCAAAAAGTGTTGTTTTTTAGAATACTATAAAAAATCGTACATTTATAACACGAAAAGTTATACGAATACCGTTACTAAAATATAATCGAAACTGGTTATCATGCTGGAAAAACAATGCTACATTAACAAAGAACTTTTTTTACAACGACCGAAACCTTTGGATATTCCGACTTTTATTTCGCTTTTTTCCGGATTAACCGAAAAAGTAGATTCAAAGCCGTTCCACGATGATTTCGCAGTCCTGGAAATTGATCCTTCCGTAAAACCAGTTGGCGTGGCCCGCTTTGGATTTACAAGCGTACTACTTTGCCTTTCCGGCAGTCTGGATAGCATTGTGGGTCAGCATCAATTTACCATAAAAGCACACGATATCGCTATTATTCCGGCCGAACATATTAATGCTTTATCCGGGTTTTCAGCCGATTTTAAAGCCAAATTAATCGTATTCCGATCTGATTTTCTAAGAAAAGGATTCCTGAATACCGCTATTTTGGATGAATTACTCTACATCAATCCGGATTATCCGCCCATTTTTGAACTGGACACGGATAATTTTGAGGCCAATCTGTATAAGTTCGATAAGATACTGGAAGAACAAAATAAGACCAATCCTTTTTTTCTGGATATGATCCGGTTATATCTGGTTCAGATTCTGTTCGATTACAATCGCGTTTGCGAAATCTGTCTGCTCAATTCCACAACCAATATGAACCGGCAGTTTCAGATTGTTCATAAATTCCGAAAACTGATTGACCTTCATTTTGCCACGCTTAAAACCGTAAAAGAATATGCCGACTTATTGCATATCACTCCGAAATACCTAAGCGAATGTACCAAACAACAACTGGGCTATTCTGCCATTGATTTGATTCATCAACGCATTCTCCTGGAATCGGAATTTTTATTACGCTATTCCGAACTGACCATTAAAGAAATTTCGATTTTTCTGAATTTTGATACGATTTCACATTTTGGACGTTTCTTTAAAGCACAAAAAAAACAGACACCATCCGAATACCGTCAAATTCGGTAAAATTGGTTCTTATAACCGCAATACCGCTCTTGATGTCCCTGTAGTTTTAGCGGAAATTTGCCTAAAAAATTATATGAAACATTTTTTAGCAACAGCTATTTTGACCGGGTTATTCGTTGTAACCGCCTGTCAGAACCAAACAAAAACAACAGTTACCATGAATGAAAACACAAACGGTTTCAGTGCCGTTCAGTTTCGAATCGCACGTCCTACCAACAATTTAAAAGCGGTTGTAACTTTTTACAAAGAGGCTTTAGGTTTAAAAGAATTGGGTTCTTTTTCCGGACACGATGGTTACGACGGAGTGATGCTTGGCCTTCCGGGAGAACAGTATCACCTGGAATTTACGCAACACGACAGTCAGACTGCTTTACCGGAACCAACCCGTGAAAACATACTGGTTTTTTATTTCGATACACCCGAAAAATACCATCAGGCTGTGCAACGGATGACCGATTCCGGATTCACTCCCGTAGCACCGGAAAATCCCTATTGGAACGGGAAAAGTGAAACCTATGAAGATCCCGATAAATGGCGGGTAGTTCTTTTTAACGGAATATATAAACCCTGATTAAAAAAAGTACCCTTCCAATACCGGAGCTGAAATCCCGTATTGGAAGGATTCCTCATTTTGATTTACCTCATTCGTTTTTATCTTTATTCAACATACTTACAAGAATTTACATATGTTTTAGCAATTAAACGCTTCTTTTATTCCTACAATTCTGCTAAATTTGAGATAACAATCAAAAATAATCGATTATGGACAAACCTATTCAAAAAATAACGCCTTTTCTCTGGTTTAACAATCAGGCGGAAGAAGCCATGAATTTCTACATTTCCATTTTCAACAATGCCCGCGTACTCAAAACCAGCTATTATAGCGAAGGTGGTCCGGCTCCTGCCGGTACGCTAATGACAGCCAGCTTTCTATTGGAAGGACAGGAGTTTGTTGCACTAAATGGCGGTCCGCAATTTACCTTTACACCAGCCATTTCATTTGTCGTAAATTGTCACAATCAGGATGAAATTGATCTTTTATGGGATAAACTTTCCGAAGGTGGTCAGCAGCAAAAATGCGGTTGGTTACAGGACCGATACGGTGTATCCTGGCAAATCGTACCCGCCAATATGGGTGAACTTATGGGTTCTAACGATCCCGAAAAATCCCATCGCGTGATGATGGCTTTATTACAAATGGACAAGCTTGATATTAATACGCTACAACAAGCCTATAATGGCGCTTAAAAAGATCTCCTATGCATCCACAAACCTATAGTGCTAAAGCCGCAATGCTAATACGCAGACCGGTTTCCGAAGTATTTGAAGCCTTTATCAATCCGGATATCACCACGAAATTCTGGTTTACCAAAAGTAGCGGACCACTCGAAGCCGGAAAATCCGTACAATGGGATTGGGAAATGTACAAGCATTCTGTTACAATAACCGTAAAAACCGTCGAACCGAACAAACGTATCGTGATCGAATGGCCTACTACGGTAGAATTTACTTTTACCGCACGGGAAGACAATACTACTTTTGTGAGCATTACCGATTCCGGTTACGATGGAACTGTAGATGAAATTATTGCCGATGTCCGCAACTCTACCGAAGGTTTTACACTCGTTTTGGCCTCTTTAAAGGCACTTTTGGAACACCATATCAACTTAGCATTGGTAGCTGACCGTTTTCCTGATTTTGAATAATAAAACCTTTTGTGCATATTCTTAAAAGACTATTTATCGAAATAAATTAAGCTACCCTATGAAAATTCTGCAATTTAAAATCGAAATCAAAGCATCTCCTACGACTGTATGGAATGCTTTATGGGAAATTGGCAATTACGAAAAGTGGGTTCATGTTTTTAGTGAAGGTTCCACTGCTGTTTCCGACTGGAAAGAAGGAAGTACCATACTTTTTGTAGATAATGATCATCAAAATGGAATGTACAGTATAATCGACCAACTGGTACCGAACAAATTGATGTCTTTTAAGCATCTTGGCATTTTAAAAAACGGTCAGCGGGAACCCTTAAACGACGAAACCCGAAAATGGTCGGGAATCACCGAAAATTACATTTTAATCGCTCTGGAAGATGTTACCCAATTGGAAGTGAGCATGGACATTCCCGAAGATTTTGAGGCCTATTTTAATCAAAAATTTCCGCAGGCGTTGGAAATTGTAAAGAAAATTGCGGAAAACAACTTATAAACTCATATCCTGATAATTATGGCATTATTCATAAAGTGGCAGGATTTCCTGGAATTGTTTTTTCCCTTTTAACGTCAGATACGGATAAATGGAATGCATAAATAAAAGCGTATGGTTTCCCATCGGGCGGTAGCCAATTGCATTTTCGGTGATTTCTTCGGCCGAAAGATAAAAATCCAAAATGATCTGGATACGCTTGTACAACATTTCGTATTCGTCCGGTAATTCTGCCTCGCGAAACAAACCGGAATCGATAAATTGTTCAATCATTCGCAAAAACTGTAGCTTACGTGAAATGATCAGTTGCTTATAATGCGCCGAAATAACATCGTTATTACGCATCAGGTGCACGATGTCCAAATAAACAAAACGATACGCATAAATGGTTACAAAAAAGCTATCCACAAAAGTAATCAGATTCTGTAAACTCACCTCCTTCTCGCCCATCTGTCTAAATTCTTCACTAATCCAGTTAACCAGATCAAAATATAAGGCCTCCTCTATATTTTCTTTCTTTTTAAAATGATAGGTTAGATTTCCAGGACTTATTCCCAAATGATCCGATATTTTTCGCTGGCTTACATTCGGCAATCCATAAGTATTGAAAAGCTGTAAAGCGGCTTCCAATATTTTCTTTTTTGTTTTATTCATCGTGCAAAAATATAAAAATTAGTACAACTGTACTAATTTTAACTTTATTTAGTACATTTGCCCTAAAATATTTACTCCCATGAAAGTAATTGAAGTTACCTATATGCCTGGCGAAAAAGTACTAAGTAATCTAACCCGAATTGATTTTTCCGATACATTTGCAACCACTAATCATATAAATTCAATTACAGAAATAACCCAACTTATTTTTGGCCGTTCTCCAAAATGGATCCGTGCCTTGTTTGCTGTCCGGAATTTTATAGTGCGCTTTATCGGTCTGAAAAACAACAAACCAGCAGACTATAAAGTCGGTTTTGAAATAGGTCACTACATTGGATTTTTCCGGATTTTTTCAATAACCGAAAATGAAATGCTACTGGGTGCCGACGATACACATCTAAATTTCAGAGCCGTGATCACAAACTCGCAAACGCCTTTATACAATATAAAAGTCACAACGCTCGTATCGTACAACAACCGTAAGGGACGTATCTATATGCAGTTTATAAAACCCTTTCATCGTATGGTTGTTAAAAACATGGTACGGCAAGCCTATAAAAACCCCAATGCTTAAACGAATCCTAAAAGAAAAAAATCTTTGAAATTGGCTAAATAATCGGTACTTTTAAGGGAATCCAAAAAACTAAATACATTCCCCATGGCAAAGTATTTTATTTCCTTTCTCATTTTACTGTCATTTTCTACTAGCTGGGCTTTAAAACCGGATAAAAACTATGTCGCAAAACCGGAAGATCTTTCGTTACGCTATACAACCAGTACGATTACCACTTCCGATGGATATGCGTTACATTCCTGGACCATTCAACCCGATCCGGCGAACGATAAAAGGACCACTTTGATTCTGACTTATGGCGATTCCGGCAACATGTCCTATTGGCTCAATCAGGCGTGGGTCGCATCGAATAATGGTTATACCGTAGTACTTTTTGATTATCGCGGTTTCGGGCAAAGTCAGGATTTTACGATCAATAATGATTACCTGTATTATAATGAATTTGTAACCGATCTGGAAGCTGTAATCCAATGGACTAAAACCAAAAATAAAAATAACAAAACCGGTATCTGGGCATTTTCAATGGGAACCATTATGACCAACATGGCCCTACAAAAACAGTCGGTCGATTTTGTAATTGCCGAAGGTTTGGTTTTCGATCCATCTGCCATTGCCGCCAAAATCAAACAGGCTAAAGACAAAACGATACTCCTGCCGGATACAAATTTCAACATTCAAAAATTATCGTCTACGATCCGCTGCCCTTATTTGCTTTTTGCCGGAGAACAAGACAAAATGACTACAGTGGCAGACAGTAAGTTGTTTTCGGAAATGGCTGCAAACAGAGAATTAATCGTATTTGACGGGAATCATCTGGAAGGTTTTACCAAATTATCGCAGGGGGATTTTGGTACTACCTATATGCAAAAAATAAACAGTTTTATACAACGTTAACTCCACAATCTTACAAACCATGCAGAATAGTAAAGGCCTTACCACTCGGGAAGTACTCGAATCCCGAAAAAAATACGGTAAAAACGAAGTCGACTACAAAAAAGAAAACGGATTCCGAAAAGCTGTAAAAGAGTTATTGAAAGAACCGATGGTCGTACTCCTTCTGATTGCTGCACTATTGTATTTTATCAGTGGTAATACCGACGATGCGATTTTCCTTGCCTCTGCCATTGTTCTGGTAGCGGCAATCTCTTTATATCAGGATTCCCGAAGCCGGAATGCCCTTGAAAAATTAAAAGCCTATACCGAACCGGAATGTACCGTGATTCGCAACGGCATTACCGAAAAAATAAAAAGTACTGAACTCGTTGTAGGCGATCATCTCGTTGTGGAAGAAGGAACTTCTATTGCTGCCGATGCCCGGATTATACAGGCTAACGACTTTTCGGTTAACGAATCGATTCTCACCGGCGAATCCCTTTCCGTGACCAAAGATCCGGCAAATCCGGAACCCTACCTTTATCAGGGAACCACCGTTGTAAGCGGACTTGCGATTGCAATTGTTACGGCTATTGGCAATCAAACCCGGTTGGGGCAAATCGGGAAAAGTCTCGAAAACATCAAAGAGGAAAAAACACCGCTCGAACAACAAATCGGGAATTTTGTCAAAAAAATGGTGCTTTTGGGCGCTGTTATCTTCCTGATCGTATGGAGTCTTAATTACTATCATTCCGGAAACCTACTCGACAGTTTACTCAAAGCGCTAACACTCGCCATGAGTATACTCCCGGAAGAAATTCCGGTAGCTTTTACCACATTTATGGCTCTCGGCGCCTGGCGTTTAATGCGGTTGGGAATATTGGTCAAACAAATGAAAACGGTGGAAACCCTTGGCAGTGCTACCGTGATCTGTACCGATAAAACCGGAACGCTTACCGAAAACAAAATGAGCCTGGCTAAAATCTATTCGTTTGAAACCGATACGATTTCGGATTATTCCGGTAATCCCAATAAAGACGTAAGTGAAATTATCCGCATGGCAATGTGGTCCAGTGAGCCAATTCCTTTTGATCCGATGGAAATCGCGCTTCATAACGCCTATCGCGAAACCCATAGTCATGACGAACGGCCAGACTATACAATGGCTCACGAATACCCTTTAGGCGGTAAGCCACCCATGATGACACATATTTTCGAAAATACCACCAAAAACCGTATTATTGCTGCCAAAGGTGCGCCCGAAGCTTTTTTAGACTGTATCCCTTTTGACGAAACGCAAAAAAAGAAAATCACCAATGCGATGCAACAACTCGCTTCCAACGGTTACCGTATTCTAGGCGTAGCCGAGGCCACTTTTGACGGAAATCAATACCCCAAACAACAACAGGATTTCCCTTTTGTATTCAAAGGTATTGTTGCGTTTTACGATCCTCCGAAAAAAAATATCGGCGAAGTATTACAACAATTTTATAAAGCCGGTATTATGGTAAAAATTGTAACAGGCGACAATGCCGAAACTACGACAGCCATAGCCCGACAAATTCAATTTTCGGGTAGCGAAAACAGTTTAAACGGAGACGAATTGGTACGGATGGACGAACAGGAATTACAACAAAGAGTCCAAAACACTCAGGTGTTTACCCGTATGTATCCCGAAGCCAAACTCAAAATCATCAACGCTTTAAAAGCTCAGGGAGAAATCGTAGCCATGACCGGCGACGGTGTGAACGACGGACCGGCGCTAAAAGCTGCACATATCGGTATTGCCATGGGAAAAAAAGGAACCGAAATTGCCAAACAGGCGGCTTCATTGATTTTACTCGAAGACGATTTATCAAAAATGGTCACGGCAATTGCGATGGGAAGGCGAATCTATACCAATCTGAAAAAAGCAATCCAGTATATCATTTCAATTCATATCCCGATTATTCTAACGGTATTTTTACCGCTTGCTCTGGGTTGGATATATCCAAACATCTTTTCGCCGGTTCACGTGATTTTTCTCGAATTGATCATGGGACCTACCTGTTCTATCATTTATGAAAACGAACCAATGGAAGCCAACAGTATGAACGAAAAACCACGACCATTTTCGGCTACCTTTTTTAACTGGAAAGAACTTTTTACCAGCATTGTCCAAGGATTGGGGATCACCGCCGGAATTATCGGTGTATATCAATTTGCAGTTCAAAACGATTATAGCGAAAACGCTACGCGAACCCTGGTTTTTACGACATTGATCATTGCAAATATCTTTCTAACGTTGGTGAATCGTTCGTTTTACTATTCCGTGATACGAACATTGCGTTATAAAAACAACATGATCACATGGATCATTTTATTGACACTATTGATGCTCGCTCTGATGTTGTTTGTTCCGCCATTGACTTCCTTTTTTGAGTTCGAACAGTTGTCATTACCATCATTAATGCTTGGCAGTGCCATTGGTTTTCTATCGGTTATTTGGTTTGAACTGGTTAAAGGATGGAAACGTAGCAACGATTACAATCATAACGAACCTAAAAAATAGTTCTATTGTAAAAAACGTTTTTTTAATCCAGTGACGTTTATATTTTATGTAATTTCGACCTCTATTTGGAAGCTTACTATGACGAACGAACAAACCGCAATTAAAACAACTTATTTCAGTATTATCGGGAATACCGCTCTGGCGCTGATTAAAGGATTAACCGGTTATTTTGGGAACTCCTACGCCCTAATTGCCGATGCAATCGAATCGACTACCGATATTTTTGCTTCGTTTCTGGTGTTGTTCGGGATTAAATATTCCAATAGACCAGCCGACAAAAATCATCCTTACGGACACGGACGCGCCGAACCATTGATCACCTTCCTTGTTGTAGGCTTTCTGATCACTTCGGCTACGATTATTGCCTACGAAAGCATTATCAATATCAGTACACCACACGACCTGCCAAAACCGTATACACTGATTGTTTTGGGTGCCATCATTATCTGGAAAGAGATTTCATTTCGGATGGTTTATAAAAAAGGTATCGAAACCAACAGTTCGTCATTAAAAGCCGATGCCTGGCACCACCGAAGCGATGCAATTACCTCACTTGCAGCTTTTATAGGAATTTCCATAGCCTTGTTTTTTGGAAAAGGATACGAATCGGCCGACGATTGGGCGGCTTTATTTGCGTCTTTTTTTATCCTTTATAACAGCTATCTGATTTTCCGTCCCGCTTTGGGTGAAATCATGGACGAACATTTTTACGACGATCTGATCGAAGAAATACGCACCATTTCAGTTCAGGTGGATGGTGTTATCGATACCGAAAAATGCTTTATCCGGAAATCCGGTATGAAATACCATGTGGATTTGCACGCTATTGTCAACGCGCAGCTTACCGTTAAAGAAGGTCATGAAATCGCACACCGACTTAAAGATACGCTGAAAAAACAAATTCCGGAACTGGGCCATATTCTGATCCATATCGAACCCAACGAATAATTTTTTACGGCAACTGACATACTGTTGTCACTCGCCACTACTACTTTCGTGCTGTTAGTAATTTAATCACATAACACCATGATAAAAGTACCCCTGAAGGCTTCCGTAATGGAATTTACCCGTTTCCGAATAACCGAAAACACCACAGAAGAAGCACTCCTAAAAACCATTTCCGATTTCGAAAATGATTTTCTGGCACATCAGAAAGGCATTGTTTTTCATTGTCTGGCTAAAAACGATAAAGGAGAATATGCGAATATTCTTCTCGCCGAATACACTGCCGTACTTACGGCCATTGAAAAAGATATCGTTTCGAATCCCGGTGCGCTTTCTTTTTTAAAGCTGATCGATAAAACAACGGTCGACATCCATTATCTGGACATCGAAAAAGAGGCCTTCTTTATGCCGGAACATTTTTCCTGTATTGAATTCGGAACATTTGCCTTAAAAAAAGGAAATCTTCAGGAATTGCTAATGGTTTCCGATACTATTGAAAGAAATTACCTGTCGCGCTTTCCAAACACCCAATTGCATTTTATCGGATCGCTTTCGGAAGATCTGTATGCCGAAGTGACGTTTGGTACCACATTGGAAGCCACACAGCAAATCTGCTCCGGTTATCTTTCCGATTCAAATTGCATGCCTTTAATGGAACTGATCGATGAAACCCGTATGACACTTGATTTTTGGTCGGTTGTATCTTAAAATCAGTTATAAAATGAATACTTTTGAACAATCTATTTCCCCTTGATCTTTAAAACAAAAATATGAATACCGAAAAAATAGAATCTTTTAGCGTGATCGGAATTTCTGTACGCACTACTAATGAAAACCAACAGGCAATGACGGATATCGGAGCGTTATGGCAACAATTTATATCCGAAAATCTTCTGGAAAAAATTCCGAACAAAATCGACACTACCATTTATTGCATTTATACCGATTACGAAAAAGACCATACGCAACCGTATACCACCATTTTGGGTTGCCGCGTATCCGATACAAGCCTTGTTCCGAATGGAATGGTCACAAAAACATTTATGTCCGGCACCTATGAAAAAATAGTCGCTAAAGGTAATATTTTTCAAGGCGCACTTGCCGAAGCCTGGTTTGATATCTGGAATTCCGACAGAAACAGAGCCTATACTGCCGATTTCGAAGTGTATTCCGAAAAAGCAAGCAATCCGGAAAATGCCGAAGTGGATATTTTTATTGCTATAGCTTAACAGCACTCAAAAAAATATATGACCGGTACCTACTATCGGTCTTATATTTTTGAGCACAAAGCATTGGTATTTCCGCTTTGCATCGGAAACAAATTTTTCAGCACGATAACAACCATACCGATCACATTCGCAGTAGTCGTGGCGAGCAAACCAAGAAGTACATGATCCGAGAGTTCATAATGGTATAAGTTATTGTATTGCACAATATGCAGAACCCGATACAACCAAAAGACTAAAATTCCGGTATAAATCGCCGAAAACACAACTCTCAGAATAGTATTGATCCGGTATCGTTCGGTTCTGGATTTGTATTTTCTTATTTTTTCTTTCTCTAAATTCAGCGACAGACATTGTTCCTGTATTTCACCAATAACGAAATCTACAGGGTTGACCGATGTCTCATTTAGCAATATCCGTCCTACATTTTCGTCAAAATTATCCATCGATAGTGGCCATTTTTCCTTTATAATGTCGATAGATGTCTTCATCTTTTAATGGAATGTTACATCCTTTAGAATAAACACTTCGCCACGGAGTGCCATCCTGATGGGTCAAAGCACTTAAGTAAATGCCATCAAATTTGCCATAAATGGACCATATTTTATCCAAAAAAGTCTTATCCTGTTCGGTTATGGTTTCGGTAAGAGCAGTTAAAATTGTAGTAGTTATGTTCCACTTTTTATAGTTTTTCTTGATATTACTGTATAGGGTTGGAAAAACGGGTCCCATATCCCAGGCAATAGGATGTTCGTTGGTTAATCGTTTTTTCCCATCGGTGATGGCCAGATACCATCCGTAGGCGATATAAGTTAATTTGAGGAGTTTCATTGGGGTTAGTTCTCCGGCTTTTCCATATCTTTCGATAAAATAGTTGGCGATTGTTGTTGGGTTGTATGGCATAAACTTGATTTTTATGTTTCCCTAATTTACTTCTTCTTCACTGATAAAAAAAGTTTTCATCCTTGATAGTCCCAATTTGACTCTTAATGTATCTCTTCAAAACCGGCTTTTATATTTCCGATATAATTTTATACTTTTGAATACTAAAAAAATTAAACAATGGCACAAATCACTTTACAGGGAAATACGATCCATACCTATGGAGAATTACCTCAGGTAGGTACACACGCAAAAGATTTTCAACTGGTCAAAAACGACCTTTCCACGGCTTCATTATCGGATTTTAAAGGAAGTAAGGTTGTATTAAACATCTTCCCTAGCGTTGATACCGGTACTTGCGCAGCATCGGTACGTAAATTTAACGAAAAAGCCAGTAATCTGGAGAATACAAAAGTATTGTGTATTTCACGTGACTTACCATTTGCTCAGGCTCGTTTTTGTGGCGCAGAAGGTTTATCAAATGTGATCAACTTATCTGATTTCA from Flavobacterium sp. WV_118_3 harbors:
- a CDS encoding cation diffusion facilitator family transporter yields the protein MTNEQTAIKTTYFSIIGNTALALIKGLTGYFGNSYALIADAIESTTDIFASFLVLFGIKYSNRPADKNHPYGHGRAEPLITFLVVGFLITSATIIAYESIINISTPHDLPKPYTLIVLGAIIIWKEISFRMVYKKGIETNSSSLKADAWHHRSDAITSLAAFIGISIALFFGKGYESADDWAALFASFFILYNSYLIFRPALGEIMDEHFYDDLIEEIRTISVQVDGVIDTEKCFIRKSGMKYHVDLHAIVNAQLTVKEGHEIAHRLKDTLKKQIPELGHILIHIEPNE
- a CDS encoding GyrI-like domain-containing protein; the protein is MNTEKIESFSVIGISVRTTNENQQAMTDIGALWQQFISENLLEKIPNKIDTTIYCIYTDYEKDHTQPYTTILGCRVSDTSLVPNGMVTKTFMSGTYEKIVAKGNIFQGALAEAWFDIWNSDRNRAYTADFEVYSEKASNPENAEVDIFIAIA
- a CDS encoding type II toxin-antitoxin system antitoxin SocA domain-containing protein, which gives rise to MPYNPTTIANYFIERYGKAGELTPMKLLKLTYIAYGWYLAITDGKKRLTNEHPIAWDMGPVFPTLYSNIKKNYKKWNITTTILTALTETITEQDKTFLDKIWSIYGKFDGIYLSALTHQDGTPWRSVYSKGCNIPLKDEDIYRHYKGKMATIDG
- the tpx gene encoding thiol peroxidase — protein: MAQITLQGNTIHTYGELPQVGTHAKDFQLVKNDLSTASLSDFKGSKVVLNIFPSVDTGTCAASVRKFNEKASNLENTKVLCISRDLPFAQARFCGAEGLSNVINLSDFRDGNFGKEYGLTITDGPLAGLHSRVVIVIDENGVVQYSEQVPEIVDEPNYDNALAAL